Proteins from a genomic interval of Prevotella sp. E13-27:
- a CDS encoding glycoside hydrolase 43 family protein translates to MKKIIAVIAAFLPIMMSAQYISKVWSPDNGDGTYTNPVINADYSDPDVCVGASGEDYYMTASSFHCTPGLPILHSNDLVNWEIINYAIGNLYEGNEELLEHFSSKPQHGNGVWAPSIRYHDGWYYIYWGDPDFGVMMVKTQDPAGEWTKPLCVIKGQGYIDTCPLWDEDGRCYLVNGWANSRSKFASVLTVREMSADGTRAIGQPVIVFDGNGTENRTCEGPKFYKHDGWYWIMCPAGGVPEGFQLAMRSKSPYGPYEHKIVLAQGKSKINGPHQGGWVHTKYGEDWFLHFQDKEAYGRVVHLNPVDWTSGWPVMGKKGEPVATYKKPIHNSQFTIKNPCESDEFNSPRLGLQWQWHGNYDEKLGTATAFGTYRIYNNKLSDGWKNFWEVPNMLLQKTPADEFTVITKVRFTSKAEGQMGGLIMMGLDYSALVVKRVGKEFQLVQLTCKDADKGKPQTETVLVTLKPTAVDKIDYKPGIHEDIYLRLRVTNAEAGAPHGGKPVVKFSYSLNGKKFTDCGQEFNMRQGKWIGAKFGYVSVETNAKADRGWLDVDWIHVEK, encoded by the coding sequence ATGAAGAAAATCATTGCCGTTATTGCCGCTTTTTTGCCAATAATGATGTCAGCACAGTATATTTCGAAGGTGTGGAGCCCAGATAATGGTGACGGAACCTACACTAATCCTGTGATAAATGCCGACTACTCAGACCCCGATGTCTGCGTGGGAGCAAGTGGCGAGGACTACTACATGACGGCCTCGTCGTTCCACTGCACCCCTGGTCTGCCCATCCTGCATTCAAATGACTTGGTGAACTGGGAGATAATCAACTATGCCATTGGCAACCTCTATGAAGGCAACGAGGAGCTGCTGGAGCATTTCAGCAGCAAGCCACAGCACGGCAACGGCGTGTGGGCACCGTCTATACGCTACCACGATGGGTGGTACTACATCTACTGGGGCGACCCTGACTTTGGCGTGATGATGGTGAAGACACAAGACCCTGCAGGCGAGTGGACAAAGCCCCTCTGCGTAATCAAAGGGCAGGGCTACATAGACACTTGTCCGCTGTGGGATGAGGACGGACGCTGCTACTTGGTCAACGGATGGGCAAACTCGCGCTCTAAGTTCGCCAGCGTGCTCACCGTTCGCGAGATGAGTGCCGACGGCACACGAGCCATAGGACAGCCTGTGATAGTGTTCGACGGCAACGGCACAGAGAACCGCACCTGCGAAGGACCTAAGTTCTACAAGCACGACGGATGGTACTGGATAATGTGTCCTGCTGGCGGAGTGCCTGAAGGCTTCCAGCTCGCCATGCGCAGCAAGAGCCCCTATGGTCCCTATGAGCACAAGATTGTGCTGGCGCAAGGCAAGAGCAAGATTAACGGTCCTCACCAAGGCGGATGGGTGCACACGAAGTATGGCGAGGACTGGTTCCTTCATTTCCAAGACAAGGAGGCTTACGGACGCGTGGTGCATCTGAATCCTGTGGATTGGACTAGCGGATGGCCTGTGATGGGAAAAAAGGGTGAACCTGTGGCTACTTACAAGAAGCCCATTCACAATTCACAATTCACAATTAAAAATCCGTGCGAGAGTGATGAGTTCAACAGCCCTCGCTTAGGACTGCAATGGCAATGGCACGGCAACTACGACGAGAAGCTCGGCACAGCAACAGCGTTTGGAACATATCGTATCTATAACAATAAACTGTCGGATGGTTGGAAAAACTTCTGGGAAGTCCCCAATATGCTTTTGCAGAAGACACCTGCCGACGAGTTCACCGTTATAACAAAGGTGCGCTTCACTTCTAAGGCTGAAGGACAGATGGGCGGACTCATAATGATGGGCCTCGACTATTCGGCACTCGTGGTGAAGCGCGTGGGGAAGGAGTTCCAACTGGTGCAGCTTACCTGCAAGGATGCCGACAAAGGCAAGCCACAGACTGAGACCGTGCTGGTAACGCTGAAGCCAACGGCTGTGGATAAGATAGACTACAAGCCAGGCATACACGAGGACATCTACCTGCGACTGCGCGTAACCAATGCAGAGGCTGGCGCTCCCCACGGAGGCAAGCCTGTGGTGAAGTTCTCATACAGTCTGAACGGAAAGAAGTTTACAGATTGTGGACAGGAGTTCAACATGCGTCAGGGCAAATGGATTGGCGCTAAGTTCGGATATGTGTCTGTGGAAACAAACGCTAAAGCCGACCGCGGCTGGCTCGATGTGGACTGGATTCACGTGGAGAAATAG